The Halobacterium litoreum genome includes a region encoding these proteins:
- a CDS encoding TspO/MBR family protein — translation MDLTRDDLPGIALAVVVCNAVGAAPALVTATGAGTWYESLARPALAPPNWVFGPVWTLLFTLLGVAAYLVLRDGTGRKRAVAFGLFLAQYVLNVSWTLVFFGGENIEGGLAVIAALLALIAATLAAFYRVRGVAGYLLVPYLAWVSFAAYLNYAFWTLN, via the coding sequence ATGGACCTGACACGGGACGACCTCCCCGGAATCGCGCTCGCCGTCGTCGTCTGTAACGCCGTCGGCGCGGCGCCCGCGCTCGTCACCGCCACCGGCGCCGGCACGTGGTACGAATCGCTCGCCCGGCCGGCGCTCGCGCCCCCGAACTGGGTGTTCGGGCCGGTGTGGACGCTGTTGTTCACGCTCCTCGGCGTCGCCGCCTACCTCGTCCTGCGGGACGGCACGGGCCGGAAGCGCGCCGTCGCGTTCGGGCTGTTCCTCGCGCAGTACGTCCTCAACGTCAGTTGGACGCTCGTCTTCTTCGGCGGCGAGAACATCGAGGGCGGCCTCGCCGTCATCGCCGCGCTCCTCGCGCTCATCGCCGCGACGCTCGCGGCGTTCTACCGCGTCCGCGGAGTCGCGGGCTACCTGCTCGTCCCGTACCTCGCGTGGGTGTCCTTCGCCGCGTACCTCAATTACGCGTTCTGGACGCTGAACTAG
- the samp2 gene encoding ubiquitin-like small modifier protein SAMP2, whose product MRVTVEVVGEDTHEFDVDDETYADLLAKVDLSPHEVSVMVDGTPVPEDQPVDAEHVRVLRLIRGG is encoded by the coding sequence ATGCGCGTGACCGTCGAGGTGGTCGGCGAGGACACCCACGAGTTCGACGTGGACGACGAGACGTACGCCGACCTCCTCGCGAAGGTCGACCTCAGCCCCCACGAGGTGTCGGTGATGGTCGACGGGACGCCCGTCCCGGAGGACCAACCGGTGGACGCAGAGCACGTCCGCGTACTCAGACTCATCCGTGGCGGGTAG
- a CDS encoding GNAT family N-acetyltransferase, with amino-acid sequence MRVLDGAMLEISASVVEDRIDAGTVLVADDDNRIVGALVAMPREEGAHVEAIAVRRRRRGRGIGSRLVAAAADRWTPLTADFDPPVKPFYEKLGFDCERRGDRYRGVLH; translated from the coding sequence ATGCGGGTGCTCGACGGCGCGATGCTCGAAATCTCGGCGTCGGTCGTCGAGGACCGAATCGACGCCGGCACCGTCCTCGTGGCCGACGACGACAACCGCATCGTCGGCGCGCTCGTCGCGATGCCGCGGGAAGAGGGCGCGCACGTCGAAGCAATCGCGGTGCGCCGACGGCGCCGCGGGCGGGGAATCGGCTCCCGCCTCGTCGCGGCGGCGGCCGACCGGTGGACGCCGCTCACGGCCGATTTCGACCCGCCGGTCAAGCCGTTCTACGAGAAACTGGGCTTCGACTGCGAGCGCCGCGGCGACCGCTAT
- a CDS encoding replication factor C small subunit gives MTDAAGGRQEIWVEKYRPERLEDVVGHPDITERLQSYVDRDDLPHLLFAGPAGTGKTASSVSIAKEIYGDDWQENFLELNASDERGIDVVRDRIKDFARASFGGYDYRVIFLDEADALTDDAQSALRRTMEQFSNNTRFILSCNYSSKIIDPIQSRCAVFRFAQIGDDAVAAHLRHIAAQEDLEYTEDGIDALVYAADGDMRRAINALQAASATGEAVDEETVYAITATARPEEIEEMVTEALSGDFTAARSTLDDLLTNRGLAGGDIIDQIHRSVWNFDVEEAAAVRLLDRLGEADYRIAEGANERVQLEALLASVALNAEE, from the coding sequence ATGACAGACGCCGCCGGCGGACGGCAGGAAATCTGGGTCGAGAAGTACCGGCCGGAGCGCTTGGAGGACGTCGTCGGCCACCCCGACATCACGGAACGCCTGCAGAGTTACGTCGACCGCGACGACCTCCCGCACCTCCTGTTCGCGGGGCCCGCCGGCACCGGGAAGACGGCCTCGTCCGTCTCTATCGCGAAAGAAATCTACGGCGACGACTGGCAGGAGAACTTCCTCGAACTGAACGCCAGCGACGAGCGCGGCATCGACGTGGTCCGGGACCGCATCAAGGACTTCGCGCGGGCCTCCTTCGGCGGGTACGACTACCGCGTCATCTTCCTCGACGAGGCCGACGCCCTCACGGACGACGCGCAGTCCGCGCTCCGCCGGACGATGGAGCAGTTCTCGAACAACACCCGCTTCATCCTCTCGTGTAACTACTCCTCGAAGATCATCGACCCGATTCAGTCGCGGTGTGCGGTGTTCCGGTTCGCGCAAATCGGCGACGACGCGGTCGCCGCCCACCTCCGGCACATCGCCGCGCAGGAGGACCTGGAGTACACGGAGGACGGCATCGACGCGCTCGTGTACGCCGCGGACGGCGACATGCGCCGCGCCATCAACGCCCTGCAGGCGGCCTCGGCGACCGGCGAAGCCGTCGACGAGGAGACCGTCTACGCCATCACCGCGACGGCGCGCCCGGAGGAAATCGAGGAGATGGTGACCGAGGCGCTGTCGGGTGATTTCACCGCGGCGCGCTCGACGCTCGACGACCTGCTGACGAACCGAGGGCTGGCGGGCGGCGACATCATCGACCAGATTCACCGGTCGGTGTGGAACTTCGACGTGGAGGAGGCCGCCGCCGTTCGCCTGCTCGACCGCCTCGGCGAGGCCGACTACCGCATCGCCGAGGGCGCCAACGAGCGCGTCCAGTTGGAGGCGCTGCTGGCCTCGGTCGCGCTGAACGCCGAGGAGTGA
- a CDS encoding outer membrane protein assembly factor BamB family protein, which translates to MTRRLSRRALLASLGGAAATAAAGCTAPADDPDATTTTQTAAGSDAPEISLSGDGAWTTYGYDTGHSGFNPDASGVGDDPSQVWSSSVEGIYTLREPAVADGRVFVGSDQFMWAFDAATGERAWRTDLDAMAHHFAPTYRDDTLYTVAKDAGGVNNGAPGYVRALNPADGGVRWETKLPATSTVAPDGDRLYVAAKAGGSGFVRALDRADGSEGWRFDVPDTPRSTITGTPAVADGTVYVPATHLANDGSKTGALYALDPESGDVDWSVSTTAPLYVAPVVADDRVFVAARDGTIHALTPDGDTDWTVDATNRIYSRPTYADGRLFALTAGDIVAYGAGGEELWRAASDRTQMSGMTVAGDTLYVGGEPLFALDVADGSVTFDIPVDVYHGSYGAPVVVEDVLYAGICIKEQTGVEYDNYVRAYV; encoded by the coding sequence ATGACTCGACGGCTCTCCCGTCGCGCCCTCCTCGCCTCGCTCGGTGGTGCCGCCGCCACCGCCGCCGCGGGCTGCACCGCGCCGGCAGACGACCCCGACGCGACGACGACCACGCAGACAGCCGCCGGCTCCGACGCCCCCGAAATATCGCTGTCCGGCGACGGCGCGTGGACGACGTACGGCTACGACACCGGCCACAGCGGCTTCAACCCCGACGCGTCCGGCGTCGGCGACGACCCCTCGCAGGTGTGGAGTTCGTCGGTCGAGGGCATCTACACGCTCCGCGAACCCGCGGTCGCCGACGGCCGCGTCTTCGTCGGGAGCGACCAGTTCATGTGGGCGTTCGACGCCGCCACCGGCGAGCGCGCGTGGCGCACCGACCTCGACGCGATGGCCCACCACTTCGCGCCGACGTACCGCGACGACACCCTCTACACGGTCGCGAAGGACGCCGGCGGCGTGAACAACGGCGCCCCCGGCTACGTGCGCGCGCTGAACCCCGCCGACGGCGGCGTGCGCTGGGAGACGAAACTCCCCGCCACGTCGACGGTGGCGCCCGACGGCGACCGCCTCTACGTCGCCGCGAAGGCCGGCGGGTCGGGGTTCGTGCGCGCGCTGGACCGCGCCGACGGGAGCGAGGGCTGGCGGTTCGACGTGCCCGACACCCCTCGGAGCACGATTACGGGCACGCCCGCGGTCGCCGACGGCACCGTCTACGTTCCCGCGACGCACCTCGCGAACGACGGCTCGAAGACCGGCGCGCTGTACGCGCTCGACCCCGAGTCCGGCGACGTGGACTGGTCGGTGTCGACCACCGCCCCGCTGTACGTCGCGCCCGTCGTCGCCGACGACCGCGTGTTCGTCGCGGCGCGCGACGGCACGATTCACGCGCTCACCCCCGACGGCGACACCGACTGGACGGTCGACGCCACGAACCGAATCTACAGCCGCCCGACGTACGCCGACGGCCGGCTGTTCGCGCTCACCGCCGGCGACATCGTCGCGTACGGCGCGGGCGGCGAGGAACTGTGGCGCGCCGCCAGCGACCGCACGCAGATGTCCGGCATGACCGTCGCCGGCGACACGCTCTACGTCGGCGGCGAACCGCTGTTCGCGCTCGACGTCGCCGACGGCTCCGTGACGTTCGACATCCCGGTCGACGTCTACCACGGCTCCTACGGCGCACCCGTCGTCGTCGAGGACGTGTTGTACGCCGGCATCTGCATCAAGGAACAGACCGGCGTCGAGTACGACAACTACGTGCGAGCCTACGTCTGA
- a CDS encoding bactofilin family protein: MTTSRVRALALAAVVLLAVPALVGVAAADERAGGTIVVEEGETVTGGLQATGGTVVVRGTVEGGVEAFAGTVVVDDTGTVEGDLTGAAGSIRVAGTVDGNVQAAAGSVDITDTGVVTGDVETGAGSFVLDGRVDGTVRVGAGSISLGENASVGGDFRYDGDLTRADGATVGGELVQDDSLGLDVFPLLPQIAGWLFAVYTLLLTLAFGAILLVAFPGVSRTAADGAANRPLRTAGWGLLAFLLAPLLAVVLFLSIVGIPLGLLWLFVYVFVLIAAFVWGAYALGAWGLSLADYENKWAALVVGVLGVELLGRIPILGGFVDLAVLLLGLGAVALSFYAWTKRRRGGDEEEEMDPSVA, encoded by the coding sequence ATGACCACGTCACGCGTTCGAGCGCTCGCGCTCGCCGCCGTCGTGTTGCTCGCCGTCCCCGCTCTCGTGGGCGTCGCGGCGGCCGACGAGCGCGCGGGCGGCACCATCGTTGTCGAAGAGGGCGAGACCGTCACGGGCGGCCTGCAGGCGACCGGCGGCACCGTCGTCGTGCGCGGCACCGTCGAAGGCGGCGTCGAGGCGTTCGCCGGCACCGTCGTCGTCGACGACACCGGCACCGTGGAGGGCGACCTCACCGGCGCCGCCGGGTCGATTCGCGTCGCCGGCACCGTCGACGGGAACGTGCAGGCCGCCGCGGGGAGCGTCGACATCACCGACACGGGCGTCGTCACCGGCGACGTGGAGACCGGCGCGGGTTCGTTCGTCCTCGACGGGCGCGTCGACGGCACCGTGCGCGTCGGCGCCGGGAGCATCTCGCTCGGCGAGAACGCCAGCGTGGGCGGCGACTTCCGGTACGACGGCGACCTGACGCGGGCCGACGGCGCGACCGTCGGCGGCGAACTCGTGCAAGACGACAGCCTCGGCCTCGACGTCTTCCCCCTGCTCCCGCAAATCGCGGGCTGGCTGTTCGCCGTCTACACGCTGCTGTTGACGCTCGCGTTCGGCGCCATCCTCCTCGTCGCGTTCCCCGGTGTCTCCCGCACCGCCGCCGACGGCGCCGCGAACCGCCCGCTCCGCACCGCCGGGTGGGGGCTGCTCGCGTTCCTGCTCGCGCCCCTGCTCGCGGTGGTGTTGTTCCTCTCCATCGTCGGCATTCCCCTCGGCCTGCTGTGGCTGTTCGTCTACGTGTTCGTCCTCATTGCGGCGTTCGTCTGGGGGGCGTACGCGCTCGGCGCGTGGGGGCTCTCGCTCGCCGACTACGAGAACAAGTGGGCGGCGCTGGTCGTCGGCGTGCTCGGCGTCGAACTCCTCGGTCGCATCCCGATTCTCGGCGGGTTCGTCGACCTCGCCGTCCTCCTGCTCGGCCTCGGCGCCGTCGCGCTCTCCTTCTACGCGTGGACGAAGCGCCGGCGGGGCGGCGACGAGGAGGAGGAGATGGACCCCTCGGTCGCGTGA
- a CDS encoding glutathione S-transferase family protein: MGRMLDGEWHTDEEMLEHDDNGEFEREETSFRDWVGEDYPAESGRYHLYVSYACPWAHRTLLVRALKGLEDAISVSVVDPVRYDQGWEFDPDVPGSTPDHLYGSEYLREVYAEADPDYSGRVTVPVLFDTEEETIVNNESEEIMRMLDGAFDEFAARDVDLYPEGYRDEVDRLIEDIYDPINNGVYRAGFADSQRAYDNAVNDVFEALSHYDDVLADQRYLAGDRLTLADVAMFTTLYRFDEVYHTHFKCNRRHVADYDNLWPYLRELYQLPEVAATCHMDHVKNHYYRSHGHLNPKRIVPTGPNPDFVASHGRGDLPGGPPEALRD, encoded by the coding sequence ATGGGACGGATGCTCGACGGCGAGTGGCACACCGACGAGGAGATGCTCGAACACGACGACAACGGCGAGTTCGAGCGCGAGGAGACCTCCTTCCGAGACTGGGTGGGCGAGGACTACCCCGCCGAGTCCGGGCGCTACCACCTCTACGTCTCCTACGCCTGCCCGTGGGCCCACCGCACCCTGCTCGTTCGCGCGCTGAAGGGGCTGGAGGACGCGATTTCGGTGAGCGTCGTCGACCCCGTGCGCTACGACCAGGGCTGGGAGTTCGACCCGGACGTGCCGGGCTCGACCCCGGACCACCTCTACGGCTCGGAGTACCTCCGCGAGGTGTACGCCGAGGCCGACCCCGACTACTCCGGGCGCGTCACCGTCCCCGTCCTCTTCGACACCGAGGAGGAGACCATCGTGAACAACGAGAGCGAGGAGATAATGCGGATGCTCGACGGCGCCTTCGACGAGTTCGCCGCCCGCGACGTCGACCTCTACCCCGAGGGCTACCGCGACGAAGTCGACCGCCTAATCGAGGACATCTACGACCCCATCAACAACGGCGTCTACCGCGCCGGCTTCGCCGACTCCCAGCGCGCCTACGACAACGCCGTCAACGACGTCTTCGAGGCGCTCTCGCACTACGACGACGTGCTCGCCGACCAGCGCTACCTCGCCGGTGACCGCCTCACGCTCGCGGACGTCGCGATGTTCACCACGCTCTACCGCTTCGACGAGGTGTACCACACGCACTTCAAGTGCAACCGCCGCCACGTCGCGGACTACGACAACCTCTGGCCGTATCTCCGAGAACTCTACCAGCTCCCTGAGGTCGCCGCGACCTGCCACATGGACCACGTGAAGAACCACTACTACCGGAGCCACGGCCACCTCAACCCCAAGCGCATCGTGCCGACCGGCCCGAACCCCGATTTCGTCGCGTCCCACGGCCGCGGCGACCTGCCCGGCGGCCCGCCCGAGGCGCTCCGCGACTGA